From Xyrauchen texanus isolate HMW12.3.18 chromosome 9, RBS_HiC_50CHRs, whole genome shotgun sequence, the proteins below share one genomic window:
- the LOC127649361 gene encoding C-C chemokine receptor type 9-like: MMNITELVTASIVPTPKNDCCDEYSTSTGDYYDDNGATLCDKAAVRQFRMFYEPALYLIIVILGAIGNSLVVWIYTHFQNRLKAMTDVYLLNLALADLFFLCTLPFWAADSFYGWTFGSALCKIVSAIYKINFFSSMFLLTCISVDRYIVIVQTTKAQNSKRIRLLYSKLICVLVWLLAVLLAIPEFIFARSKEDIEGNLLCSMVYWNNENNRTKILVLALQICMGFCIPLIVMIFCYTIIIRTLLKTKNFQKHKALRVILAVVAVFVLSQLPYNSMLVFEATQAANITVTDCTEAQRFDIANQVLKSLAYMHSCLNPFLYAFIGVRFRRDMIRIFSNYGCIQSLKKSKLQGSLHRSSVLTDTDTTNALSL; this comes from the exons ATGATGAACATAACAGAACTTGTGACAGCATCCATTGTGCCAACTCCAAAAAAT GACTGTTGTGATGAATATTCTACCTCTACGGGTGACTATTATGATGACAATGGTGCAACATTGTGTGACAAAGCAGCAGTAAGACAGTTCAGAATGTTCTATGAGCCTGCTTTATATCTGATCATTGTGATTCTGGGAGCCATTGGCAACTCATTGGTGGTTTGGATATACACACACTTTCAGAACCGTCTAAAGGCTATGACGGATGTGTATCTTCTGAACCTGGCTCTGGCAGACCTATTCTTCCTGTGCACTCTGCCCTTCTGGGCTGCTGACTCCTTCTATGGCTGGACCTTTGGCTCGGCCCTCTGTAAAATTGTTTCAGCCATCTACAAGATCAACTTCTTCAGTAGCATGTTTCTGCTTACCTGCATCAGTGTTGACCGCTACATTGTAATCGTCCAGACTACCAAGGCACAGAACTCCAAGAGGATCCGTCTTCTATACAGCAAGCTCATATGTGTTTTAGTTTGGCTCCTGGCTGTTTTATTGGCAATTCCAGAGTTTATCTTTGCCCGCTCCAAAGAGGACATTGAGGGAAATCTCTTATGCTCCATGGTCTACTGGAACAATGAAAACAACCGTACAAAAATTCTGGTCCTGGCGCTTCAGATCTGCATGGGCTTCTGCATTCCTCTCATTGTTATGATTTTCTGCTACACCATCATCATCCGCACCTTGCTTAAGACCAAAAACTTTCAGAAGCACAAGGCCCTGCGCGTCATTCTGGCTGTTGTGGCAGTGTTTGTCCTCTCGCAGCTCCCGTACAACAGCATGTTAGTCTTTGAAGCCACTCAGGCAGCCAATATAACCGTCACAGACTGCACAGAGGCCCAACGTTTTGATATTGCCAACCAAGTCTTGAAGAGTCTTGCCTACATGCACAGCTGTCTAAACCCATTCCTTTATGCCTTCATTGGCGTGCGTTTCCGAAGGGACATGATTCGTATTTTCAGTAACTATGGCTGTATTCAATCCCTCAAGAAGTCCAAGCTGCAGGGAAGCCTACACCGCTCCTCGGTtttgacagacacagacacaaccAATGCTCTCTCATTGTAA
- the LOC127649214 gene encoding serine/threonine-protein kinase PRP4 homolog isoform X2, with amino-acid sequence MANMDAFAKTLAKDYAHDEVSSDSVDENEVVPGEERAVKVEYIDIASEERHKRRKHQHRSKHRKYKYPSSDERDHKHKHKHKHKRKRRDLSKDDGDYSTSYDGKVISPKRSRLDDLAALEDLEKQRAMIQAELDNELMEGAVQSGMGLILQGYNTDSEEDGVIKEDVFSKDHGDHQPTRDIGRSRQDQKDEEKIVSWQEGRSTSDDMPVQQHKSEKRSNTMLDISGPGQARERRRSWSIERSKDVRSRSPVISKGPLSGEAKIERKTTNAERPTQSDQQSVKHRNARSSERRSKSRSKERNVNLPEVERDCERETKSIKTPSKEAWSGKENRSPSRKQGSDPEQQTSTVRARAHCSPEQFPVNQSTDRGSRQDRSSCHNRSPPRRGRSRSAERRWREEDHQRLSNDRERDRTDRRQQLHSESQKRWKRRSREREDLFKGSLSEGMKADQDDTDDEVLEDFDIDEEDEEALIEQRRLHRLAIMQKYKSGTEDSNMSGLSEHGSPQSSSHSRSPSPDDILERVAADVKAYEQENLDTFEDSVKAKHNLVSQEKDGANLKKPPAPDMFTESDDMFAAYFDSARLRAAGIGKDFKENPSLRDNWTDAQGYYRVNIGEVLDKRYGVYGYTGQGVFSNVIRARDLARANQEVAVKIIRNNEMMQKTGLKELEFLKKLNDADADDKFHCLRLFRHFYHKQHLCLVFEPLSMNLREVLRKYGKDVGLHIKAVRSYSQQLFLALKLLRRCNILHADIKPDNILVNESKTILKLCDFGSASHVTENEITPYLASRFYRAPEIIIGNSYDYGIDMWSVGCTLYELYTGKILFPGKTNNHMLKLAMDLKGKLPNKMIRKGLFKDQHFDQNLNFLYTEVDKVTEREKVTVMSTINPTKDLLMDMVGRQALPEDQRKKVVQIKDLLDQILMLDPTKRISINQALQHPFIQDRI; translated from the exons ATGGCGAACATGGACGCGTTTGCCAAAACATTAGCAAAGGATTATGC GCATGATGAGGTGAGCTCTGACAGTGTGGATGAGAATGAAGTTGTACCTGGTGAAGAAAGAGCTGTTAAAGTGGAATACATAGATATTGCCAGTGAAGAAAGACACAAGAGAAGAAAACACCAACATCGAAGCaaacacagaaaatataaatatccaTCATCTGATGAGAGGGatcacaaacacaagcacaaacacaaacataagcGCAAACGCAGAGACTTATCCAAGGATGATGGAGACTATTCGACAAGCTATGATGGTAAAGTCATCTCTCCAAAGAGATCCAGGCTTGATGACCTTGCTGCTTTAGAGGATCTAGAGAAACAGAGGGCCATGATTCAAGCAGAGCTTGATAATGAGCTAATGGAAGGAGCTGTGCAATCAGGTATGGGACTGATATTACAGGGTTATAACACAGACTCAGAGGAGGATGGTGTGATCAAGGAGGATGTATTTTCTAAGGACCATGGGGACCATCAGCCAACAAGGGACATTGGAAGATCTCGACAGGATCAGAAAGATGAGGAAAAGATTGTTTCTTGGCAGGAAGGCAGAAGCACATCTGATGACATGCCAGTCCAGCAGCATAAGTCAGAAAAAAGAAGTAATACTATGCTAGATATTAGCGGTCCCGGCCAGGCAAGGGAAAGGAGACGATCCTGGAGCATAGAGAGATCCAAAGATGTGAGGTCCAGATCTCCTGTGATATCCAAAGGACCGTTATCAGGTGAAGCAAAGATTGAGCGAAAAACGACCAATGCTGAAAGACCCACACAGTCTGATCAGCAAAGTGTTAAACACAGAAATGCCAGATCTTCAGAGAGAAGGAGCAAGTCTAGATCTAAAGAAAGAAATGTCAACTTGCCAGAAGTTGAAAGAGactgtgagagagagacaaaatCAATCAAGACACCATCAAAAGAAGCCTGGTCTGGAAAAGAGAACAGATCTCCTAGCAGAAAACAAGGTTCAGATCCAGAACAACAGACCTCCACTGTACGGGCAAGGGCCCACTGCTCCCCTGAACAATTCCCAGTTAACCAGAGCACAGACAGGGGATCCAGACAGGACAGATCTTCATGCCACAACAGATCCCCTCCCAGGAGAGGCAGATCTCGATCTGCTGAAAGGAGATGGAGAGAAGAAGACCATCAGAGGCTTTCTAATGACAG AGAGCGGGACAGGACGGATCGCAGACAGCAGTTGCATTCTGAATCACAGAAGAGGTGGAAGAGAAGAAGCAGGGAAAGAGAGGACTTGTTTAAGGGCAGTCTGTCTGAAGGCATGAAGGCTGATCAAGACGACACAGATGATGAAGT GCTTGAGGACTTTGACATTGATGAAGAGGATGAGGAAGCTTTGATAGAGCAGAGGAGACTTCACCGCTTGGCCATAATGCAG AAATATAAGTCGGGGACAGAGGACAGTAACATGTCAGGACTCTCAGAGCATGGTAGTCCTCAAAGCAGCAGTCACAGCCGATCGCCGTCCCCTGATGATATCCTTGAGCGCGTGGCCGCTGATGTCAAAGCCTACGAACAAGAGAACCTGGACACGTTTGAGGACAGTGTGAAGGCGAAGCATAATCTTGTCTCTCAAGAAAAAGATG GTGCTAATCTGAAAAAGCCACCAGCCCCAGATATGTTCACAGAGTCGGATGACATGTTTGCTGCTTACTTTGAC AGTGCCAGGTTACGGGCAGCTGGTATTGGGAAGGACTTCAAGGAGAACCCAAGTCTTCGAGATAACTGGACAGATGCACAGGGCTAttacc GTGTTAACATTGGCGAGGTGTTGGACAAACGGTATGGAGTGTATGGCTACACAGGTCAGGGGGTCTTCAGTAACGTGATCCGAGCCAGAGACTTGGCCCGAGCCAATCAGGAGGTGGCAGTGAAAATAATACGCAACAATGAGATGAT GCAGAAGACAGGCCTCAAAGAGCTGGAGTTTCTTAAGAAACTAAATGATGCTGATGCAGATGATAAGTTCCATTGTTTGCGGCTCTTTAGACACTTTTACCACAAGCAGCATCTGTGTCTGGTATTTGAACCACTCAG CATGAACCTACGAGAGGTGTTGAGAAAGTATGGCAAGGATGTTGGGCTACACATCAAGGCTGTGCGATCATATAGCCAGCAGCTTTTCTTGGCCCTCAAACTCCTCAGGCGGTGCAATATCCTGCATGCTGATATCAAACCTGACAACATCCTG GTGAATGAATCTAAGACCATTCTGAAATTGTGCGACTTTGGATCAGCGTCACATGTGACTGAAAATGAAATAACACCATATCTGGCCAGCCGCTTCTACAGAGCACCTGAGATCA tcatTGGAAATTCATATGATTACGGAATCGATATGTGGTCTGTAGGCTGCACTCTCTATGAGCTGTACACAGGAAAAATCCTTTTCCCTGGAAAGACCAATAACCACATGCTAAAACTTGCCATGGACCTAAAAGGAAAACTGCCTAATAAA ATGATCAGGAAAGGTCTGTTCAAGGACCAGCACTTTGACCAAAACTTAAACTTTTTGTACACCGAGGTTGATAAGGTCACCGAGAGG GAAAAGGTCACAGTTATGAGCACTATTAACCCAACTAAGGACCTGCTGATGGACATGGTAGGTCGCCAGGCACTACCAGAGGACCAGCGAAAGAAGGTGGTTCAGATCAAAGACCTGTTGGACCAGATCCTGATGCTGGACCCCACCAAACGGATCAGTATCAACCAGGCATTACAGCATCCTTTCATCCAAGATAGAATATGA
- the LOC127649214 gene encoding serine/threonine-protein kinase PRP4 homolog isoform X1 gives MANMDAFAKTLAKDYAHDEVSSDSVDENEVVPGEERAVKVEYIDIASEERHKRRKHQHRSKHRKYKYPSSDERDHKHKHKHKHKRKRRDLSKDDGDYSTSYDGKVISPKRSRLDDLAALEDLEKQRAMIQAELDNELMEGAVQSGMGLILQGYNTDSEEDGVIKEDVFSKDHGDHQPTRDIGRSRQDQKDEEKIVSWQEGRSTSDDMPVQQHKSEKRSNTMLDISGPGQARERRRSWSIERSKDVRSRSPVISKGPLSGEAKIERKTTNAERPTQSDQQSVKHRNARSSERRSKSRSKERNVNLPEVERDCERETKSIKTPSKEAWSGKENRSPSRKQGSDPEQQTSTVRARAHCSPEQFPVNQSTDRGSRQDRSSCHNRSPPRRGRSRSAERRWREEDHQRLSNDRMRSRDVAGGRRELSPSLRFRQRLNRSPPRRTSRSPWRRSSRSPFRNRERDRTDRRQQLHSESQKRWKRRSREREDLFKGSLSEGMKADQDDTDDEVLEDFDIDEEDEEALIEQRRLHRLAIMQKYKSGTEDSNMSGLSEHGSPQSSSHSRSPSPDDILERVAADVKAYEQENLDTFEDSVKAKHNLVSQEKDGANLKKPPAPDMFTESDDMFAAYFDSARLRAAGIGKDFKENPSLRDNWTDAQGYYRVNIGEVLDKRYGVYGYTGQGVFSNVIRARDLARANQEVAVKIIRNNEMMQKTGLKELEFLKKLNDADADDKFHCLRLFRHFYHKQHLCLVFEPLSMNLREVLRKYGKDVGLHIKAVRSYSQQLFLALKLLRRCNILHADIKPDNILVNESKTILKLCDFGSASHVTENEITPYLASRFYRAPEIIIGNSYDYGIDMWSVGCTLYELYTGKILFPGKTNNHMLKLAMDLKGKLPNKMIRKGLFKDQHFDQNLNFLYTEVDKVTEREKVTVMSTINPTKDLLMDMVGRQALPEDQRKKVVQIKDLLDQILMLDPTKRISINQALQHPFIQDRI, from the exons ATGGCGAACATGGACGCGTTTGCCAAAACATTAGCAAAGGATTATGC GCATGATGAGGTGAGCTCTGACAGTGTGGATGAGAATGAAGTTGTACCTGGTGAAGAAAGAGCTGTTAAAGTGGAATACATAGATATTGCCAGTGAAGAAAGACACAAGAGAAGAAAACACCAACATCGAAGCaaacacagaaaatataaatatccaTCATCTGATGAGAGGGatcacaaacacaagcacaaacacaaacataagcGCAAACGCAGAGACTTATCCAAGGATGATGGAGACTATTCGACAAGCTATGATGGTAAAGTCATCTCTCCAAAGAGATCCAGGCTTGATGACCTTGCTGCTTTAGAGGATCTAGAGAAACAGAGGGCCATGATTCAAGCAGAGCTTGATAATGAGCTAATGGAAGGAGCTGTGCAATCAGGTATGGGACTGATATTACAGGGTTATAACACAGACTCAGAGGAGGATGGTGTGATCAAGGAGGATGTATTTTCTAAGGACCATGGGGACCATCAGCCAACAAGGGACATTGGAAGATCTCGACAGGATCAGAAAGATGAGGAAAAGATTGTTTCTTGGCAGGAAGGCAGAAGCACATCTGATGACATGCCAGTCCAGCAGCATAAGTCAGAAAAAAGAAGTAATACTATGCTAGATATTAGCGGTCCCGGCCAGGCAAGGGAAAGGAGACGATCCTGGAGCATAGAGAGATCCAAAGATGTGAGGTCCAGATCTCCTGTGATATCCAAAGGACCGTTATCAGGTGAAGCAAAGATTGAGCGAAAAACGACCAATGCTGAAAGACCCACACAGTCTGATCAGCAAAGTGTTAAACACAGAAATGCCAGATCTTCAGAGAGAAGGAGCAAGTCTAGATCTAAAGAAAGAAATGTCAACTTGCCAGAAGTTGAAAGAGactgtgagagagagacaaaatCAATCAAGACACCATCAAAAGAAGCCTGGTCTGGAAAAGAGAACAGATCTCCTAGCAGAAAACAAGGTTCAGATCCAGAACAACAGACCTCCACTGTACGGGCAAGGGCCCACTGCTCCCCTGAACAATTCCCAGTTAACCAGAGCACAGACAGGGGATCCAGACAGGACAGATCTTCATGCCACAACAGATCCCCTCCCAGGAGAGGCAGATCTCGATCTGCTGAAAGGAGATGGAGAGAAGAAGACCATCAGAGGCTTTCTAATGACAG GATGCGATCTCGTGATGTGGCAGGGGGCCGTAGAGAGTTGAGCCCATCTCTGAGGTTCAGACAGAGGTTAAACCGCTCCCCTCCCAGACGGACCTCCCGTTCTCCTTGGAGACGCAGTAGCCGGTCTCCTTTTAGAAACAG AGAGCGGGACAGGACGGATCGCAGACAGCAGTTGCATTCTGAATCACAGAAGAGGTGGAAGAGAAGAAGCAGGGAAAGAGAGGACTTGTTTAAGGGCAGTCTGTCTGAAGGCATGAAGGCTGATCAAGACGACACAGATGATGAAGT GCTTGAGGACTTTGACATTGATGAAGAGGATGAGGAAGCTTTGATAGAGCAGAGGAGACTTCACCGCTTGGCCATAATGCAG AAATATAAGTCGGGGACAGAGGACAGTAACATGTCAGGACTCTCAGAGCATGGTAGTCCTCAAAGCAGCAGTCACAGCCGATCGCCGTCCCCTGATGATATCCTTGAGCGCGTGGCCGCTGATGTCAAAGCCTACGAACAAGAGAACCTGGACACGTTTGAGGACAGTGTGAAGGCGAAGCATAATCTTGTCTCTCAAGAAAAAGATG GTGCTAATCTGAAAAAGCCACCAGCCCCAGATATGTTCACAGAGTCGGATGACATGTTTGCTGCTTACTTTGAC AGTGCCAGGTTACGGGCAGCTGGTATTGGGAAGGACTTCAAGGAGAACCCAAGTCTTCGAGATAACTGGACAGATGCACAGGGCTAttacc GTGTTAACATTGGCGAGGTGTTGGACAAACGGTATGGAGTGTATGGCTACACAGGTCAGGGGGTCTTCAGTAACGTGATCCGAGCCAGAGACTTGGCCCGAGCCAATCAGGAGGTGGCAGTGAAAATAATACGCAACAATGAGATGAT GCAGAAGACAGGCCTCAAAGAGCTGGAGTTTCTTAAGAAACTAAATGATGCTGATGCAGATGATAAGTTCCATTGTTTGCGGCTCTTTAGACACTTTTACCACAAGCAGCATCTGTGTCTGGTATTTGAACCACTCAG CATGAACCTACGAGAGGTGTTGAGAAAGTATGGCAAGGATGTTGGGCTACACATCAAGGCTGTGCGATCATATAGCCAGCAGCTTTTCTTGGCCCTCAAACTCCTCAGGCGGTGCAATATCCTGCATGCTGATATCAAACCTGACAACATCCTG GTGAATGAATCTAAGACCATTCTGAAATTGTGCGACTTTGGATCAGCGTCACATGTGACTGAAAATGAAATAACACCATATCTGGCCAGCCGCTTCTACAGAGCACCTGAGATCA tcatTGGAAATTCATATGATTACGGAATCGATATGTGGTCTGTAGGCTGCACTCTCTATGAGCTGTACACAGGAAAAATCCTTTTCCCTGGAAAGACCAATAACCACATGCTAAAACTTGCCATGGACCTAAAAGGAAAACTGCCTAATAAA ATGATCAGGAAAGGTCTGTTCAAGGACCAGCACTTTGACCAAAACTTAAACTTTTTGTACACCGAGGTTGATAAGGTCACCGAGAGG GAAAAGGTCACAGTTATGAGCACTATTAACCCAACTAAGGACCTGCTGATGGACATGGTAGGTCGCCAGGCACTACCAGAGGACCAGCGAAAGAAGGTGGTTCAGATCAAAGACCTGTTGGACCAGATCCTGATGCTGGACCCCACCAAACGGATCAGTATCAACCAGGCATTACAGCATCCTTTCATCCAAGATAGAATATGA